The Pseudoliparis swirei isolate HS2019 ecotype Mariana Trench chromosome 19, NWPU_hadal_v1, whole genome shotgun sequence genomic sequence AAACTACATGAGAAGTACAAAAGGAGTATAGTGAGCTGCAACAGAGACAGTGGAGGtagtttaaaaaatgaaacaCAGGTAAATGGCTCTTTCCTTTTTACTATACAGTTGGCCCTTAGCCAAATATGTTTAATTCttaagttaaaaaatatattatgatTGATAAAGTAAAAACTGGTGTCAGTGTATCTGTGAATTGTTTCACGTgacacttttaaaaacatttttaacaaaTTGTACCAGAGGTTGGGCGCTACGGCAATATATATTTGAAGCTTATGATTTATTAACCACATTGTACCTGAATATTTTTTCCAGACCAGTTATGACATTTTATTCCTTTAATATCTGCATTCAGCAAATGTGAGCACATTAATGAGCAATATATGCCTATATATCACAATAAATATCCAAATTGTGAAAACACAATACAGATGTATTTTAGTGTCATTGTCAAAATGTCTTTCCATTGAAGCGTTCCACTCGGCATGTGTTGCACGCTGAGGGTTCACATGGTTTCCTCCTGTAACCAGGTGAAGGATTCTCATGGTTACATGCATTCATGCTGTCAGATAACTGAGGGTTTCTACAAATGACTGAGTCTGTATATAGTTACAATTAAATTAAGATACTGTGTATGTTCCTGATTGATGAATAAGGCCATATGTGTGTCAGCTTTTCAGACAGTTTAGAAAAGGAAAGATGAAGGCATTTTAGTTTTGCAGGTTGTTTTTCCTTGaattaaaaagtattttcacCTTGAACAGAAATCCGGCTTGTTTGTGTCCCGAGGATGAAACGCAACACTCCATTACTGAGAAGTGGTGAAGACATATACATTTGGTCTACCTGTCGTTCCTCAAGCACATTAGACCCATGACAGGTTCTTGAcacgacacaaacacacattacccAAATACACACTGTGGCACACACCTgtcagtaaaatataaaatccatgtttattatttataccTCTGCATCTTTCATGGTCAGAGCACTCCGTTAGCgttgtgtgtgatcatgtgccTGCGCAGGTTGCTGGGGTTGTTGAAGCTGGCGGTGCACTGATTGCAGCTGTATGGCTTCTCTCCGGAGTGAGTCCGCAGGTGGATCTTCAGGCTGCCGTTCTGCGTGAAGCGTTTCCCACATTGCGTACAAGCGTACGGCTTCTCCCCCGTGTGAATACGCATGTGGATGCCCAGCGTGGTCTTGTTGACGAATGACTTGCCGCAAAAGGTGCAAAGAACGGGCAACTCCCCGGTGTGACTCGCCCTGTGCACGATCAGGTCTTCTCGGCTGAGGAAGCGCTCGCCACAGAAGCTGCAGTCCAGAGATTTGCTGACGCCGTGAGGGAAGATGTTCTGCTGCTGGGCAAACTGGCTGACATGACTGGGGTGCCCCACTTGGCCATCAGCTCCGACTATTTGTGTATTCACTGCAGGATTCATTGTTGTTGAAGCCATTTGGGCGGACGGATTTCGCTCCAGTTGGCAGTTTCGGTTCTCCGGCAGCCCCCTGTCATTGGCCCCCGTGGTGAAATTCAGGAGGCTGTCGTGGGAGGGGTTGTGGtcaggagacagagaggtaAAAGCCTGGAGTTCAGAGACAGTGAAGAGGGAGTCGCTCTCCTCCTGTAGAGGCCCTTCCCCTCGTCCGTGAACACTCACGATTCTCAGATCTTCATTACTACTTGCCAGGCAGGACTCATTCCGAGTTCCTGTGGAAACACCACCCCGCGTGCTGTGGTTTCCAAAGTCGTCCTGACCTAAAAAGACAAACCACGACATGACCTCCTTATTAATCAGAGTTTTTGGATGAAACTTTGAGATTGGGAATTATTTGCAAGGACACAATTTG encodes the following:
- the LOC130209628 gene encoding zinc finger protein 239-like, coding for MSTAMAPGSLNLEAQLLSIMDVLVKAAVVEISQLFSEGSGSLRLHLTQSLKENEALRLRMKVTRSELFSLRLQTRTNRPASRFSPIRGNAPKPRAKTQVVMKPPLALKTVVEAASISLQSENKTSSSEAQVECADAEIPDIILIKDEDDVGGCRPVGGQDDFGNHSTRGGVSTGTRNESCLASSNEDLRIVSVHGRGEGPLQEESDSLFTVSELQAFTSLSPDHNPSHDSLLNFTTGANDRGLPENRNCQLERNPSAQMASTTMNPAVNTQIVGADGQVGHPSHVSQFAQQQNIFPHGVSKSLDCSFCGERFLSREDLIVHRASHTGELPVLCTFCGKSFVNKTTLGIHMRIHTGEKPYACTQCGKRFTQNGSLKIHLRTHSGEKPYSCNQCTASFNNPSNLRRHMITHNANGVL